The Bos indicus x Bos taurus breed Angus x Brahman F1 hybrid chromosome 15, Bos_hybrid_MaternalHap_v2.0, whole genome shotgun sequence genome includes a window with the following:
- the SELENOH gene encoding selenoprotein H, which translates to MASRGRKRKAEAALAAAAEKREKPAGGQEGGVEGPSVVIEHCTSURVYGRNAAALSQALRLQAPELTVKVNPARPRRGSFEVTLLRADGSSAELWTGLKKGPPRKLKFPEPHVVLEELKKYLS; encoded by the exons ATGGCGTCCCGCGGGAGGAAGCGGAAGGCCGAGGCGGCGCTGGCCGCTGCGGCCGAGAAGCGGGAGAAGCCGGCCGGCGGCCAGGAAGGGGGAGTGGAGGGGCCGAGCGTCGTCATCGAGCACTG CACGAGCTGACGAGTCTACGGGCGCAACGCCGCGGCCCTGAGCCAGGCGCTGCGCCTGCAGGCCCCCGAGCTGACGGTGAAGGTGAACCCCGCCAGGCCGCGGAGGGGCAGCTTCGAGGTGACGTTGCTGCGCGCCGACGGCAGCA GCGCGGAGCTCTGGACGGGTCTTAAGAAGGGGCCCCCACGCAAACTCAAGTTTCCGGAGCCTCACGTGGTGCTGGAGGAGCTGAAGAAGTACCTTTCGTAG